ATTTGTTCatggatttaaaaatattgcagtgaaatttatatttaacaGAGTGGATGCCCAGGAGCCCAATGTTGTACTGGAACTTGATTCAAACAAGAAAGAAGTTTGCGGAAATGCTGTAGCAAGTAATAAAACAGAGGTTCCTTTCAAGAAAAACCCATCTAAAGAGCACACAACTCTAAAAAGTAATGTAATTTCTATTAATAGTCTACGGAAAGAAAATGCTGATACAAAAACTTCCTTGGTTAAACAGAAATCTTCACTTAGAGAGCAGCCTGCTTACAGTATAGGTCCTGCTTACAGGATAGGTGTGGAGTCAGAAATTTCTAAAACTAATGATAGACAGGAGAATATTTCCTTAGACAAGTCTGCATTAAGGTCTGTAGATTTTCCTATCAAGGGTGAAGGTCGAGTTGTTAAGAATCTTGTTAGAAATGAGGAGAAATTAAAATCTTCTCATGATTGTAATGAAATGGAGGATAGGCCATCCGAGAATGTAATTTGTGACAGAATTGAGGAGAAAGTAAAATCTGTTCATGATTGTCGTGAATTGGATGATCGACCGTCTAAGAAGGAAAAGTTGGATTGTTCTGTTAAAGTATTTGGTGATAAGAAAGAGAAGACTGTGCAGAAGTCACCTGTTGATTTGAATCGCCATGATGCAAGGAGTGTAGGAACTGTAATTGATTTTGAGGATAAATCTAGGCTTAAACTTGCTAAGGATTCTCGACGGGTTGAAAATGGCCCTTTGAAGAAGTTGAAGCTTGATGAGAAGACAAAGCTTTTTGATGGTAAGAATTTTGTCAAAAGTGAGAAAGTAAAATCTTCTCGGGATCGTAGTGAGCTGGAGGATAGGCCATCTAAGAAGGCAAAGTTTGATGGTCTTGTTAAAGTATTGGGGAATCGGAACGAGAGGAGAGTGCAAAAGTTGGCCGTTGACTCAGATCCGACAGATGCAAAGGCGTTGCCAGTTGTAACTGCTTATGAAGATAAATATAGACCTAAACTTGCTAAGGATTCTCAAGTGGGTCAAAAAGGCTCTTCCAAGAAGTTGAAGCCTGATGAGAACACAAAATTTTCTAATGGGAAGTTGCCTCGAGCATCTCCCAGACAGTTTGCAGACGAGGACAAAAAAATTGATCACCAGATAATGGAAATTACTCCAAGACCAGATGATGTAAGTTGTATACCTTTttgaagtatattatttttgtttcatatgaTCCTAAGTTAAATGGATTctaattttttactaaatatCTAACTCTTAGGGGTTgtctcaagtggtaaaggccttgggcttggggggaTGCTcacccaggtctaaggttcaaatctccatggttgcaaacaatctctaggggccattaGACTTGGgaatttttcccttgaattacctgaggtgcacttgagggaaactccttgctgagggcctgtgcacccttgagattagttgggacgccgttcctggacacccggtgccaatcaaattttttttttactaaatatcTCAATTGAtgggtttttttaataagttgaTTGATGGGAAATTTAGGAATAAGATTATTCTAATTTGGATCCAACAatattttgttttccattttaatttttcaaaggaTATAATAACCCAAATTGCATGTAGGTGGGAGAATTTCGTTCCTGTATAATGATTCCTTGGTGCTCTAATTGTAATGTTGATTAATCatttttggagtataagcccaAATGTGACTTGGACtttctttagtttgttacaaATTGTATTGCAACCAAGTCTAACTGGAAGCAGTGATTCTATGTACAGTCATAGAGTGTGCAGTTGCCGTATACTCCCTTTGAAAACAAGTGAGggccaccattaaaaaaatatttttttaatgtgggtcctagatttatccacttttttcaaagagagtatGCGGAGACTGCACACTCtaagattgcaaatatcatttcttgatTCTAATACCCTAAATGGAGTATAAAAAGGTGGTAAA
This genomic interval from Juglans microcarpa x Juglans regia isolate MS1-56 chromosome 4D, Jm3101_v1.0, whole genome shotgun sequence contains the following:
- the LOC121261191 gene encoding protein ANTI-SILENCING 1-like isoform X5, with protein sequence MVEIDGIEEDLEFKWGKKKGVGKKGEGEKQKEVQFYQCFTYDGMEYDLYDTVYLHNDDGPGPYIGKLIEIWENPDKTKEVLVLWFFHPYEIDLEVEGTTKNELFLASGEGVGLANVNPLEAIAGKCDIICTSKDSRNPQPSDEELKTADFIFYRAFDVKHGRVLDKIEEEVAGIEVKFIFNRVDAQEPNVVLELDSNKKEVCGNAVASNKTEVPFKKNPSKEHTTLKSNVISINSLRKENADTKTSLVKQKSSLREQPAYSIGPAYRIGVESEISKTNDRQENISLDKSALRSVDFPIKGEGRVVKNLVRNEEKLKSSHDCNEMEDRPSENVICDRIEEKVKSVHDCRELDDRPSKKEKLDCSVKVFGDKKEKTVQKSPVDLNRHDARSVGTVIDFEDKSRLKLAKDSRRVENGPLKKLKLDEKTKLFDGKNFVKSEKVKSSRDRSELEDRPSKKAKFDGLVKVLGNRNERRVQKLAVDSDPTDAKALPVVTAYEDKYRPKLAKDSQVGQKGSSKKLKPDENTKFSNGKLPRASPRQFADEDKKIDHQIMEITPRPDDDKSKWFRAIDIVWHGFKENCRAKMIQQTSISSPHCGCWCCRSSFCYIQDKGGSRDRC
- the LOC121261191 gene encoding protein ANTI-SILENCING 1-like isoform X1, coding for MVEIDGIEEDLEFKWGKKKGVGKKGEGEKQKEVQFYQCFTYDGMEYDLYDTVYLHNDDGPGPYIGKLIEIWENPDKTKEVLVLWFFHPYEIDLEVEGTTKNELFLASGEGVGLANVNPLEAIAGKCDIICTSKDSRNPQPSDEELKTADFIFYRAFDVKHGRVLDKIEEEVAGIEVKFIFNRVDAQEPNVVLELDSNKKEVCGNAVASNKTEVPFKKNPSKEHTTLKSNVISINSLRKENADTKTSLVKQKSSLREQPAYSIGPAYRIGVESEISKTNDRQENISLDKSALRSVDFPIKGEGRVVKNLVRNEEKLKSSHDCNEMEDRPSENVICDRIEEKVKSVHDCRELDDRPSKKEKLDCSVKVFGDKKEKTVQKSPVDLNRHDARSVGTVIDFEDKSRLKLAKDSRRVENGPLKKLKLDEKTKLFDGKNFVKSEKVKSSRDRSELEDRPSKKAKFDGLVKVLGNRNERRVQKLAVDSDPTDAKALPVVTAYEDKYRPKLAKDSQVGQKGSSKKLKPDENTKFSNGKLPRASPRQFADEDKKIDHQIMEITPRPDDDKSKWFRAIPWEDRMKSANELGTLVLLQNLDPAYTSAEVEDIVWHGFKENCRAKMIQQTSISSPHCGQAFVIFKTREAAEIVVKTLDEGCLWISNGRPLVGSIGTPCFPEKKPTFFGHFAIDKLRYQMPREMREAVSTSHCSQPNTIEYDMAMEWCLLQEQSDFCWKLLYKQQGEELKMLKSN
- the LOC121261191 gene encoding protein ANTI-SILENCING 1-like isoform X2, with protein sequence MVEIDGIEEDLEFKWGKKKGVGKKGEGEKQKEVQFYQCFTYDGMEYDLYDTVYLHNDDGPGPYIGKLIEIWENPDKTKEVLVLWFFHPYEIDLEVEGTTKNELFLASGEGVGLANVNPLEAIAGKCDIICTSKDSRNPQPSDEELKTADFIFYRAFDVKHGRVLDKIEEEVAGIEVKFIFNRVDAQEPNVVLELDSNKKEVCGNAVASNKTEVPFKKNPSKEHTTLKSNVISINSLRKENADTKTSLVKQKSSLREQPAYSIGPAYRIGVESEISKTNDRQENISLDKSALRSVDFPIKGEGRVVKNLVRNEEKLKSSHDCNEMEDRPSENVICDRIEEKVKSVHDCRELDDRPSKKEKLDCSVKVFGDKKEKTVQKSPVDLNRHDARSVGTVIDFEDKSRLKLAKDSRRVENGPLKKLKLDEKTKLFDGKNFVKSEKVKSSRDRSELEDRPSKKAKFDGLVKVLGNRNERRVQKLAVDSDPTDAKALPVVTAYEDKYRPKLAKDSQVGQKGSSKKLKPDENTKFSNGKLPRASPRQFADEDKKIDHQIMEITPRPDDDKSKWFRAIDIVWHGFKENCRAKMIQQTSISSPHCGQAFVIFKTREAAEIVVKTLDEGCLWISNGRPLVGSIGTPCFPEKKPTFFGHFAIDKLRYQMPREMREAVSTSHCSQPNTIEYDMAMEWCLLQEQSDFCWKLLYKQQGEELKMLKSN
- the LOC121261191 gene encoding protein ANTI-SILENCING 1-like isoform X4, with translation MVEIDGIEEDLEFKWGKKKGVGKKGEGEKQKEVQFYQCFTYDGMEYDLYDTVYLHNDDGPGPYIGKLIEIWENPDKTKEVLVLWFFHPYEIDLEVEGTTKNELFLASGEGVGLANVNPLEAIAGKCDIICTSKDSRNPQPSDEELKTADFIFYRAFDVKHGRVLDKIEEEVAGIEVKFIFNRVDAQEPNVVLELDSNKKEVCGNAVASNKTEVPFKKNPSKEHTTLKSNVISINSLRKENADTKTSLVKQKSSLREQPAYSIGPAYRIGVESEISKTNDRQENISLDKSALRSVDFPIKGEGRVVKNLVRNEEKLKSSHDCNEMEDRPSENVICDRIEEKVKSVHDCRELDDRPSKKEKLDCSVKVFGDKKEKTVQKSPVDLNRHDARSVGTVIDFEDKSRLKLAKDSRRVENGPLKKLKLDEKTKLFDGKNFVKSEKVKSSRDRSELEDRPSKKAKFDGLVKVLGNRNERRVQKLAVDSDPTDAKALPVVTAYEDKYRPKLAKDSQVGQKGSSKKLKPDENTKFSNGKLPRASPRQFADEDKKIDHQIMEITPRPDDDKSKWFRAIPWEDRMKSANELGTLVLLQNLDPAYTSAEVEDIVWHGFKENCRAKMIQQTSISSPHCGCWCCRSSFCYIQDKGGSRDRC